CACTTTTAGTTTTTGAGCGGAGTATCTCCAAGGGTTAAGAACCAAGACGGAAAGTGAAAGTGATGGTGAGCCAGAGTAGATTTCAGATTAGTCGGAGTTTGTCTATGAAGATGTTCTGGCGAGACTTTATTACTGACTCGTTGAAGTTTTTTACTGGAATTACACTCTAGCgagttaaaaaagaagaagctttcAGGCTGGCAGCAATGAAGAACGGAAAGGCAAGTAAGCAGTTCAGATCGGAGATGGAAATAGAAGACTTTTCCAGCTAGTTTCTGGTGAAGCCTCTGGTCGCACGACCACTATCTCTAGAACGTTCGATGGTCACAGTAGAGGACACGTGTACCTCATGCAAGGAGTTAGTAAACGAAGTTACCTTTGTATGATGACGCGCGTTTTAATCTTATCTTTTAAACTAGGCCATCCTTGGGCTTTAAGTATTTGGATCACGGGGTTTGTAACTGCTTGAAAAAAATTGGGCTTTGACtcccttttttttgtcaacggtTTTGACCCTTAATACAAAGATGTCGACAAAAAAATAAAGggaaacttgttttttttagagcaaaaaaatagggACATTGTCCCATTAGACTAATCCCAAAATATAATTGTCTCATTAggctaatatttttataattgccTATTATAACCTTAAATTAACTTAATTAAAGGTAACaaattaatttagtttattatttattatacgttgcaaaaaaaaatagaaaaggagAAAATTCCCAAATCATCAAAACCTAATTCCTCTTCTTCTCGATGGCGTTGTCTCCTCCGTATCACCTTCGCGTCTCCTCTGTCTCGTCGAGCTCGGAGCCATCCAACATCGCCTCCTTCGTCTCCTCTGTCGGTTGGAATCTACATCCACGTCGTTCTTCTCCAGTTTATATCCTTGATAAGTTCCTTAAGATTCAAAAGCTTTGTTTCCTTGAAATCAAAATCACTGAGCTTTGTTCCGGCCTAATCTATTATTAATCTCTTCTTCTCCCATCAAAATCGCAGGTTTTATCGTCACTAGTCAACCGGACACCGACTCAAATCTCTCCGGGTCCGACATAAGTCTCTTCTTCTCCGGTATAATCTCGTCGGCTCCGGCGTACTCTCTTCGTCTCCGGCGTAATCTATTCTTCAGTTCTTCTCCCATCCAAATCGAAGTTAACATACACACTTCTCAGTCCTAATTTGTTTTCATGgtatgaaattttgtttttattcttctttgCATGTGTTTTGATCGTGGTTAGTCTCTGTAAAAAGCATATAGATTAGTGTTTATGtatatgttcttgtgttcttgtgaaTCGATTTAAGAAtgtaggtttttttttaatgtgtttgTGTTCTTGTTGTCTCTGTTAGCTTTGTTGTGTCTTGTTTCttgattattaattattatgtatGTTTGTGTTCTTGTTACCTTTCGGGATTGTTTAAAGATTAGATTTTTCACAATGTTGTGTCTTCTTTGTATGTTGTTGAACCGTGTTTGATCTCTGTTAATCCCACCTTCTGTAGCTTAGGACAATTTATTAACTCGTTTACACTCATGTCCCTTCATGTTTATCCCAAAATGTTTCTTAACTCGTTTACACCAAAGCATCCCTCTAGGCATGTGATTATTGCAATGTTCAAATGATTTGGTGCTGGTTTTGATGCAGGAGGAAGATCTGAACATGGAGAATGTCTACTATTCAGAGATGAAGGATGCTGGATTCTTTGACCCCGATTGGGAATAATAAGAACCTGCATATACAATGTGAAAAGGATTGTTTACAAATTGTCATATTAGGGCCTACTCTTTGACTTATGTAGGTGTTAATACAAGACTCCCTATACATGAGTGATATAAGTAacttctatctctctctctcttgcacGCATTTTGCCTAATTTCGCATTTGGCATTTCGatttaagaaatgaaaagaacAAGGCTTCATGTGTAACCAAAAGTTTCAGTCGACAAATAGAGAGATCCATGGCATACAGTACTAGCAAAGAGTCGCTTGACTTgacattttaaaagaaaatgacaGAAAGATTATgaaaacaacaaacacaaaGCCTCAGATAGTCGGATCTCTTATACTAAATTGCTTCTTGGCTTGAGCTCATCAATGAGCTCAGCAGCTTCCTCCACTGAATCTTCTGTGATTTTTATTCAGCCATTTTGATGTGAAACTCTTCCTCTAACCCATCACTATCTAAACCTGCAGAAAAACACTCAGTTAATgagtatttaaaataaaaagctcAACAAGTTATGTATTCACATAAGAGAATGTTCGATGAATTACCTTGTCGATAGAATCAGCTCCAATATCGGTGAATTTGGTTTCTGCAACGACCCTTTGATCATCTTTGAGTGATAGCTGCTTCTTGACGATCTTAGACACTTTCTCAACTGTCTCTTGTTTGGCctaataaaaccaaatagaCAAAACCAATTCTCATACCCCATAACAGGCATATATATGAATCATGGAAGAcactttgagaattttttgtgAAATGTTTTGTCAAAATCAAGGGGTTATTGAAGGGGCAGATACGTGTTTGAAGAAGACGTAgccagtttttttttgtgcaaaaaatcaatttttaaaaaaatggaaacaaaatcttttcaaatattttcaaaatctacTTCCCATATTTTCGGAACTGTTCATACTTATCCGTAGAATCTGCATTCTACTATGTGTAGAATATAGTTAATCCGTTAGAAATTGATTTCTATAGCTTTTAGATTTTATGTAATGTGTAGATTGTAGGTTGTACATACTTTAGAATTGCACGCTTAgggcggaatgtgtattctaaatatttttagattaatgTTATTTCCGTATATTATGTATTCTAACTTTAGTAGATTTAGTGAAAAACGTGGAAGACATATTCTAACCATTGTAGATCTAATGAAAAATATGGATTTCATTTTTTACTTTGTAGAATATACATTCTACAGTTCGTAGaacgaaatttaaaatttttattttaacatttttagaacaaaaaaaatacctcTAAATTGGTATAAGTATTTACGATGCAATTCctatttttcctattttttttgtttgtaaaactattgatttggtttatttttataaataaaaatgggcATTATAGGAAAAAATGGACCTAAATGGAGTCTAATGGGACAATGTCTTTATTTTTTGggtctaaaataataattttcccaataataaaagaaaataatagacGAGAGATGTTTTAAAAAGGTGAAATATGTTTTAGAAGTGGCACCACCATAGCAAATTAGCAATCTTGCCGGTAAAAACAAAATCAGAGACAAATCCGATGAAAATAGTCCCGCCAATCAATTTTTGTACCTCACCAAAATTTTGCGTCTcccaaaactaaactaaaaataGCACACTGAGCGCGAGAATTTCAACTCGAAAGTTTTTCAGAAATGGCGCTTTTGCTCTCTCCTTTTACATCCCCCTCTCACACCCTCACTTCTTCCTCCCCACCAAatctcaatctctctctctctctcaattacTTTCTCTTCTCTCGGAATCTCTCCAATCCCTAAATCATGATGGAGAAAGAGATTTGTGTGAGGATGACGAGAGCTGCGGCCAAAAGAAAGGCTATGGCCACGGAGGAGGAACGGGTCACCAAGAAGAGAGTGGTCCTTGGTGAGCTTCCCAATGTAGCTAATCTCAATCAGAAAAGAGTGATTCCGCAGCCCACAAAGAGTCTTGTAGCTCCAGCAAAGCAGAGAAAGACTGCCCCGGTGGAGTCAGGATCTGACATTGATGCTCGATCTGATGATCCTAAGATGTGTGGGCCTTGTGTCTCCGACATCTACGAGTATCTACGTGAAATTGAGGTATTCTCAACTCTCTGTTTGGACTTAAGCATAGATTAGTTTCACTTTGAAGTTGTGGGTTTGGTCTGAAGAGTCTTAATTCAAGATTTTCTTTAAATTGATGATGATTATTATTGGTTTGCTATGTGAAGTTGAAAgagcttttgtttttttttttttttttttgaattggtGAAATTTTTAAGGTGAAGCCAAAACAAAGACCATTACCTGATTATATTGAAAAGGTTCAGAAAGACGTAACACCAAGCATGAGAGGTGTTTTGGTGGATTGGTTAGTGGAAGTCGCTGAGGAGTACAAACTCCTGTCTGAAACTCTTCATCTCACTGTCTCTTACATTGATAGATTCTTGTCCTTGAAGACTGTCAACAAGCAGAGGCTTCAGCTTGTGGGAGTATCTGCAATGCTTATTGCCTCGTAAGTATCTCTTGTTGCTAGTCATTGTCTTTGTATGAAGTTTATGAGCTTATTCTTTTTCTTGTTATCGGAATGAGTAGGAAGTATGAAGAGATAAGTCCTCCTAAAGTGGAAGATTTCTGTTACATCACTGATAATACATTTTCAAAACAAGATGTGGTGAAGATGGAGGCAGGTATACTTCTTGCACTCCAGTTTGAACTAGGAAGACTTACAATCAGTTCATTTATAAGGTTAGATTGGTGATGAGACACTGTGCTTTCGATGGCTTGTATTGTATGATTCATTGTCCtcattttgtgtgtgttttgccTTTTTATGTGCAGACGATTCACAAGGGTTGCACAAGAAGATTTCAAAGTAAGCTCAACATAAAAAGATTTGAAACCTGCGCTTTGTAACTTGTAGAGAGTCAATTGCTAATAGTATTCTCCTTCCACGCCTTTGCTGCAGGTGCCACACTTGCAGCTGGAGCCACTCGCTTGCTATTTATCAGAACTGAGTCTATTAGATTACAAAGCTGTGAAGTTTGTGCCATCTATGTTGGCTGCTTCTGCTGTCTTTCTTGCTAGATTCATCATCCGTCCAAAACAGCATCCTTGGGTAAGCATTTTCTTCTCATTGTCTTACATTTAAGTCTCTTGAATTAGatactaattttattttgttttgattgatgTACAACAGAATCAAATGTTAGAAGAATACACAAAGTACAAAGCGGCTGATCTACAAGTGTGTGTGGGAATCATACATGACTTGTATCTGAGCAGAAGAGgaggtgctttacaagctgtaAGAGATAAATACAAGCACCACAAGGTAATCAACATTAAAGTGATAACAGCATTTTCAACAAGATCATTTGAATAAGCATTGTTGATCGTTAATGTTGTTCCTTTTGTTACAGTTCGAGTGTGTTGCGACCATGCCTGTTTCACCAGATCTGCCCGTTACCTATTGGGAGGATGTTACCATTTGATCTGAACCACTCTTTCTTTTGTCTGAACTTTGCTATCTTTGCCAAATGTTGCTGAGATCGATTTGACGAAAGGTATCTCAATACAATACTGAGTAGCCGGTCAGATAGTATACAGAATCTACAGCTGAAGCTGGTGTAGCAAAGAACTCTTCGAAGTGAAGTGAAGGCAGCAACAAATAATTTGTGTTTTGTAATATGAAGATGTGTAATTTTTCATTCAAGTATcactttatatacataattagtATATGTATCCTTGGAATAATGCAGTATAACTACCGAATATGATTTACGTTATGCTTTTTTGGAATGAATTAGTTAGTATAAGAGAAGTAAACCAACCTTTAAGCTTGAACCAAGAAAAAAGCCATTTTGGGAACAAAGAAGAAGTACGACACATGCCTTACAACACGGAATCACACGgattctcttttttattttttatttttttatctagaaTACGCCGTGAACAAAGCCCAACCTGTGCACTTTCTTATCTTCAGAAGAAGTCGATAAAGGCCCTGTTCGTTACGGAATCGCTGCGGCAGCGGCAGCGACCAGAAAATTAACACTAATGAAGAGCGAAGTAACTATGGTGGAACAGAAATAGTCGCTGGAAGTGATCTCCGGATAACTCCGTGACGTTTTTTATGGACGCCAATTTTTTCAGCGACGTCTCTTGTTTGTAATAGATCTGCCGCTGCGACACTAAATAGCTCCGTCACCCACGTTtcactccattaattaatagaaTCACTGTTATATTTTCTGTCGCTGCTGCTGCCGCAGCGGTTCTGAAACGAACAGGGCCAAACATATACATAGAAAATGGGTTACACCCCTCTGCAAAGCCCATAAAATAAAAGATCTGGCCCTTTAAGCCAGCCCGAAACGCCAGTTGGACTGAGCGGCTTCCGACCAAAGCAAAGGAGACCCGACCACATCTGCGACCTTTCAAGCTAGAATGGCTAAATGATACTGGTGAGCAGTACGTGAGGGAGCAAGTCACAGTTCTTCTTGCCATTGGCCGCTATGAGGACGAAGTCCTATGCAacgtccttcccatggacgcAAGCCACATTCTTCTAGGACGGCCATGGCAGTTCGACAAGAAAGCAATGTATGATGGTTACACCAACCGCCACTCCTttataaggaaaataaaacCACTCTGattcctttaatttttttggaggTTCATCAAGATCAGATCCAGTTGAAGAAGATTCGAGGGAAAGAACCTAAATAGCCGAACCTGAGGTTTCTCCTAAGAAGTCTAATTTCTTTATCGAGAAAAGCTAGGCAAGGAAGTCTTTGTATTCTCAGCAGCCATTTCTTTTACTTATGTATAAAGAAACTCTAATGGCTTCTTCTGACCTTGCACCAGAGATTCCGAGTGATTTGATAGATATTTTTCAggaattttctgattttttttcagatGAGAATCCTAAGGGATAGCAACCGGTGAGAGGCATAGAacatcagattgattttgttccAGGTGCTTCTCTTCCAAACCGTCCAGCTTATCGAACCAACCCGGTGGAAACAAAGGAACTTCAAAGGCAGATTTGAGAGATTCTTGAGAAAGGCTACATCAGGGAAATACTTAGTCCTTTGTGCCGTGCTTGTTTTACTTGTACCTAAGAAGGATGGCtcatggcgcatgtgtgttgactGCCATGCCATCAACAACATTACGGTAAAGTATAGGCATCCAATCCCTAGGCTTGATGACATGCTAGATGAGTTGCATGGTTCCTCTGTTTTCtctaaatttatttgaaaagtGGCAATCACCAAATTCGcatgaaagaaggtgatgagtggaaaactgcattcaagACTAAACTAGggttgtatgagtggcttgtcatgccATTTGAtcttactaatgcacctagcaCATTCATGCCTTCGATAAATCATATCTTGCGGTCCTTTATTGACCATTTTGTTGTTGTCtactttgatgatattcttatctacaaaattttttttaatgatcatAAACTGCATttgaaatctgttcttgaagtcATTAGGAGAGAAAGGTTGTTTGCAAATCTTGGTAAATGCTCTTTTGGAACAGATAACGTGGTTTTCTTAGGCTTTGTtgtaggtgctgatggactcaaAGTGGATGAAGATAAGATCAAAGCCATCCGTGACAGGCCTAGTCCATCGCCCGTTTGTGACGTAAGAAGGTTTCATGGCTTATCTGGGTTCTACCGTAGGTTTGTCCAGAACTTCAGTACTATAGCAGCCCCACTCACAgaagtgatcaagaagaatgttgGGTTCAAGTGGGAACAAGCTCAAGAGGAGGCATTCCAAATTCTTAGAGAGAAGTTAACTCAAGCTCCTTTGCTTACTCTTCCTGATTTCTCTAAGACTTTtgagattgaatgtgatgcctcaggcGTGGGTATTGGTGCTGTTTTGATCCAGGAAAAGAAGTCCAATGcgtacttcagtgagaagcttggaggagccaCACTCAATTACCCCACTTACGACCAGGAGTTGTATGCTTTGGTAAGGGCTCTTCAAACATGGCAGCATTACCTCTGGCCGAAGGAGTTTGTGATTCACACAATTCACCAACCTTTGAAACACCTCAAGGGCTAGCAGAAGTTGAATAAGAGACACACACGTTGGGTCAAGTTCATTGAGACCTTTCCTTATGTTATCAAGTACAAGCAAGGTAAGGAAAATGTGGTGGCTGATACCTTTTCTAGGAGGTATCTTCTTCTTTCAGCTATTGAGACTAAGTTGCTCggttttgaatttatcaagGATTTATATGCAACTGATCAGGATTTTAAAGACATTTTCAGAAAATGTTCCAAGGCGGCTTCtcgaaaatattatcaaatgtctggaattttattatttgataaCCGCTTGTGTATGCCCCCAATGTTCTTTGATGGATTTTTTTGTCAGGGAAGCACATGGAGGAAGCCTGAGGGACATTTCTGAATCAAAAAGACACACAAGGTGGTTCATGAGCAATTCTACTGGCCGAGATGATGAGGGACATGGAACGGATTTGTGCCTGATGTGTGGTTTGCAAGAAAGCCAAATCAAAGGCATTAAACCAAGGTTTGTACTTAGCTCTACCCATTCCATCATATCCTCGGGTcgacatatctatggattttgttctTGGATTGCCTAGGTCTAAAGCTGGTAGaaattctatctttgtggtggttaatagattttctaagatggcCCATTTCATACCTTGTCATAAAACCGATGATGTTGTGCATGTTGCTGAACTATTCTTTAAAGATGTTGTTAGGTTGCACGGAATGCCTAGGACAGTTGTTTCAGTTAGAGATTCTAAGTTCCTAAGctatttttggaagactttgtGTCTAAGCTAGGAACCAGGTTGTTGTTTTCTACCACTTGTCACCCACAGACCGACGGTCAAACTGAGGTTGTGAACCGGATCTTGTCAGCCTTGCTTAGGTCCTTGGTTAAGAAAATCTTAGGC
This region of Brassica napus cultivar Da-Ae chromosome C5, Da-Ae, whole genome shotgun sequence genomic DNA includes:
- the LOC106426410 gene encoding cyclin-A3-2, translating into MMEKEICVRMTRAAAKRKAMATEEERVTKKRVVLGELPNVANLNQKRVIPQPTKSLVAPAKQRKTAPVESGSDIDARSDDPKMCGPCVSDIYEYLREIEVKPKQRPLPDYIEKVQKDVTPSMRGVLVDWLVEVAEEYKLLSETLHLTVSYIDRFLSLKTVNKQRLQLVGVSAMLIASKYEEISPPKVEDFCYITDNTFSKQDVVKMEAGILLALQFELGRLTISSFIRRFTRVAQEDFKVPHLQLEPLACYLSELSLLDYKAVKFVPSMLAASAVFLARFIIRPKQHPWNQMLEEYTKYKAADLQVCVGIIHDLYLSRRGGALQAVRDKYKHHKFECVATMPVSPDLPVTYWEDVTI